In Gimesia benthica, a single window of DNA contains:
- a CDS encoding AAA family ATPase, translating into MEVRSQQETASLVKTLHDNISSVLIGKPEVVQLAIVTLLAEGHVLIEDAPGVGKTSLAKAIAKSLDCDYKRVQFTPDMLPSDILGSNVFLPSLGEFEFRKGPIFTNVLLADEINRTPPRTQSALLEAMNEGQVSVEGQTITLDPPFFVLATQNPFEFEGTYPLPENQLDRFMMCIEIGYPERAIEREVLIQHRNGEPVNTLDSVVSLKQLREMQEAVRNVRVDDALTDYILEIVEVTRNHPELTLGVSTRGAITFSQAAQSLAFTEGRDYVIPDDIKKLAVPVLAHRVITRSLVRESQRTRATEIIRQILQKVSVPN; encoded by the coding sequence ATGGAAGTTCGCTCCCAGCAGGAAACTGCCAGTCTGGTTAAGACGCTTCACGATAACATCTCCAGTGTGCTCATTGGAAAACCAGAAGTGGTTCAACTGGCAATCGTCACCCTGCTCGCGGAGGGCCATGTTTTGATTGAAGATGCACCCGGCGTGGGTAAAACCTCGCTGGCCAAGGCAATTGCCAAAAGTCTCGACTGCGACTACAAACGCGTGCAATTCACGCCGGACATGCTGCCTTCGGATATTCTGGGTTCGAATGTCTTCCTCCCCAGTCTGGGCGAATTCGAATTTCGCAAAGGTCCCATCTTTACCAATGTGCTGCTGGCCGATGAAATCAACCGCACGCCTCCCCGTACACAAAGTGCGTTGCTCGAAGCGATGAACGAGGGGCAGGTCAGTGTGGAAGGGCAGACGATTACCCTGGATCCTCCGTTTTTTGTACTGGCCACGCAGAACCCGTTCGAATTTGAAGGCACCTATCCCCTGCCCGAAAACCAGCTCGACCGATTCATGATGTGTATCGAGATCGGTTATCCCGAACGTGCCATCGAGCGGGAAGTACTGATCCAGCACCGGAATGGCGAACCGGTCAACACGCTGGATTCCGTTGTCTCGCTGAAGCAGTTACGCGAGATGCAGGAAGCCGTACGGAATGTCCGCGTCGATGATGCACTGACGGACTATATTCTGGAAATTGTCGAAGTCACACGCAATCATCCGGAACTGACGCTGGGAGTCAGTACCCGCGGTGCGATCACGTTTTCCCAGGCGGCCCAGAGTCTTGCCTTTACGGAAGGACGGGACTATGTCATTCCGGATGACATTAAGAAGTTAGCAGTTCCCGTTTTAGCGCATCGTGTGATCACCCGCTCGCTGGTCCGCGAAAGTCAGCGGACACGCGCCACGGAAATTATCCGTCAGATTCTGCAGAAGGTGTCGGTTCCCAATTAA
- a CDS encoding DUF255 domain-containing protein → MLSASEEKPQEPKQEAKSAPQEKQFTNRLAKETSPYLLLHQHNPVDWYPWGPEAFEKAKQENKVIFLSVGYSSCYWCHVMERLVFEDPKIAKYMNENFVNIKVDREERPDIDDIYMTSLSVYFHLIGAPSGGGWPLSMFLTPDREPFAGGTYFPPTDQGGQMSFPRVLQKVNQLWGDNKEQVQQSATIIAKEVARLQKEEGAKEAIPLENRLVIAGVRSINASYDSEYGGIDFSEVTPNAPKFPTSSKLVLLQYDIQAAEQNPTAAESAKVLYHTLDAMANGGIYDHLGGGFHRYSTDRYWHVPHFEKMLYDNGQLAGLYARAFEQTGKPQYKQVSEGIVDFVLRELTDPQGGFYSALDAETDGVEGEHYAWSQEELKTILGDDYPLFAEFYGLNEPVRFDHGYVLHRVTTLEKLAEKHNTGADELASQLAVSRQKLHAVRQQRKPLLKDDKILTSWNGLMIEGMATAGRVLKRPDYTAAAEKAAQFILDQMRDKEGHLYRSYRGGEARLNAYLDDYAFFTQGLLALHQATGKQQWLDEARKLTDLQITLFWDQKEHGFFFTTHDHEQLIARTKNAYDAAIPSGNSISARNLIQLSELTGEARYRQHADETLQLFGRVIKRYPNRCAQLVQAVGEYLQTPADQKQSAVSLSTGVFEELVEAPDQLVSVNPGLELLAAAGLGQTGQQKKLVKANAYLSVDKLPAGKKCKVAIVLTIEDGWHINQNPSSPDFLVPTTFSIKSAQNIKLTDIKYPAGHKFEVAGFDEPLLVYEKQAIIRGTLEIPPSAAGKEEALELNIKYQACNDQTCIRPTTVSLKGKFKVAASGETVRQVNQKWFKTESGN, encoded by the coding sequence ATGTTATCTGCCAGCGAAGAGAAGCCGCAGGAACCAAAACAGGAAGCGAAGTCTGCACCCCAGGAAAAGCAGTTTACGAACCGGCTGGCCAAAGAGACCAGCCCTTACCTGTTGCTGCATCAGCACAACCCGGTGGACTGGTATCCCTGGGGGCCCGAAGCCTTCGAAAAGGCGAAGCAGGAAAACAAGGTGATCTTCCTCTCGGTCGGCTACAGCAGCTGTTACTGGTGCCACGTGATGGAGCGGCTCGTTTTTGAAGATCCCAAAATCGCGAAATACATGAACGAGAACTTTGTGAATATCAAAGTCGATCGTGAAGAACGCCCCGACATCGATGATATCTACATGACATCACTCTCTGTCTATTTTCATCTCATCGGTGCCCCTTCCGGCGGAGGCTGGCCGCTGTCGATGTTCCTCACCCCCGATCGTGAACCTTTTGCCGGTGGCACTTATTTTCCACCCACCGATCAGGGAGGCCAGATGAGTTTCCCCCGCGTGCTGCAGAAAGTGAATCAGCTCTGGGGAGATAACAAAGAACAGGTCCAGCAGAGCGCGACAATCATCGCTAAAGAAGTCGCCCGCCTGCAGAAGGAAGAAGGAGCTAAGGAAGCGATTCCCCTGGAAAACCGGCTGGTCATCGCGGGGGTTCGTTCAATCAATGCCAGTTACGATTCCGAATATGGCGGGATCGATTTTTCGGAAGTGACTCCCAACGCTCCCAAGTTTCCCACGTCTTCGAAACTGGTTCTGCTGCAGTACGATATTCAGGCAGCCGAACAGAACCCGACGGCAGCGGAATCGGCGAAGGTGCTGTATCACACACTGGACGCGATGGCCAACGGCGGGATTTACGATCACCTCGGCGGCGGATTTCATCGCTACAGTACCGATCGCTACTGGCACGTACCCCACTTCGAAAAAATGCTCTATGATAACGGTCAGCTGGCCGGTCTCTATGCCCGCGCTTTCGAGCAGACGGGTAAGCCGCAGTACAAACAGGTCTCTGAAGGGATCGTCGATTTCGTGCTGCGTGAGCTGACCGATCCGCAGGGCGGTTTTTATTCCGCTCTGGATGCAGAGACGGATGGCGTCGAAGGCGAACACTATGCCTGGTCGCAGGAAGAACTGAAAACCATTCTGGGAGATGACTACCCGCTCTTCGCCGAATTTTACGGATTGAATGAGCCCGTCCGCTTCGATCATGGCTATGTGCTGCACCGCGTCACCACGCTGGAGAAGCTCGCCGAAAAACACAACACTGGTGCAGACGAACTGGCTTCACAGTTGGCCGTGTCGCGTCAGAAATTACACGCCGTTCGTCAACAGCGCAAGCCGCTGCTCAAGGATGATAAAATCCTGACCAGCTGGAATGGTCTGATGATTGAAGGCATGGCGACCGCAGGTCGTGTGTTGAAACGACCCGATTATACCGCCGCTGCAGAAAAAGCAGCGCAGTTCATTCTCGATCAGATGCGCGATAAAGAGGGACACCTCTATCGCAGCTACCGTGGTGGCGAAGCCCGTCTCAACGCTTACCTGGATGATTATGCATTTTTCACACAGGGACTGCTGGCATTGCACCAGGCAACCGGCAAACAGCAGTGGCTGGACGAAGCCCGCAAGTTGACCGATCTGCAGATTACTCTCTTCTGGGATCAGAAAGAGCACGGCTTCTTTTTCACCACCCACGACCATGAGCAACTGATTGCCCGCACGAAAAACGCATACGATGCTGCCATCCCTTCCGGCAACAGCATCAGTGCCCGTAACCTGATTCAGCTTTCCGAGCTGACAGGGGAAGCCCGCTATCGCCAGCACGCCGATGAGACACTGCAGCTGTTTGGTCGAGTGATTAAACGCTACCCGAATCGCTGTGCCCAGCTCGTCCAGGCGGTAGGAGAATATCTGCAGACACCCGCTGATCAGAAGCAGTCTGCAGTTTCCCTTTCGACAGGCGTATTCGAAGAGCTCGTAGAAGCACCGGATCAACTGGTCTCGGTCAATCCGGGGCTCGAACTGCTGGCTGCAGCCGGACTGGGACAGACCGGACAGCAGAAAAAACTGGTGAAAGCCAACGCCTATCTCTCGGTCGACAAACTGCCCGCTGGCAAGAAGTGCAAGGTGGCGATTGTGCTGACCATCGAGGATGGCTGGCACATCAATCAGAATCCATCCAGCCCCGATTTCCTGGTACCAACGACCTTCAGTATCAAGTCGGCCCAGAACATCAAACTGACCGACATCAAATATCCGGCTGGTCATAAATTCGAAGTGGCAGGCTTCGACGAACCGCTGCTGGTCTACGAAAAGCAGGCCATCATTCGGGGAACGCTGGAAATTCCTCCCTCTGCAGCCGGGAAAGAGGAAGCACTTGAACTGAATATCAAATATCAGGCCTGTAACGATCAGACCTGTATCCGACCGACGACGGTCAGCCTCAAAGGCAAGTTCAAGGTTGCCGCTTCCGGAGAAACTGTCCGGCAGGTAAATCAGAAATGGTTTAAAACCGAATCAGGCAACTGA
- a CDS encoding AAA family ATPase — MEASDLEAVEKLHQAYERLLKEVNHVVIGQHKVVEELMISLLAGGHCLLVGVPGLAKTLIVHTLADTLNLSFNRVQFTPDLMPADITGTDVIQEDKITGNRDFKFLAGPVFANVVLADEINRTPPKTQAALLEAMQEHQVTAGGRKHKLPVPFFVLATQNPIEQEGTYPLPEAQLDRFMFEIKVEYPTEEEEFAIVRQTTSDESYAIKKILELDELLSFQSLVRRVPVADHVIRYAMQFARMTRIIATDDARAADIPDFIREYVSWGAGPRASQNLVLGAKARAILHGRLYVSTDDVRAVAHPVLRHRIITNFNAEADGMSPDKIVDRLIELIPVDSSQEKLDGRLPQVFRSADAR; from the coding sequence ATGGAAGCTTCCGATCTGGAAGCCGTCGAAAAATTACACCAGGCCTACGAACGACTTCTAAAGGAAGTGAACCACGTCGTGATTGGCCAGCACAAGGTCGTCGAGGAGTTGATGATCTCGCTGCTGGCAGGCGGACATTGTCTGCTGGTAGGAGTTCCGGGGCTGGCTAAGACACTCATCGTCCACACCCTGGCTGACACACTGAACCTCTCGTTCAACCGCGTGCAGTTCACACCCGACCTGATGCCCGCCGACATCACCGGGACCGACGTGATTCAGGAAGACAAAATCACCGGCAACCGCGATTTCAAATTCCTGGCAGGCCCCGTGTTTGCCAACGTGGTTCTCGCTGACGAGATCAACCGTACGCCTCCCAAAACGCAGGCAGCCCTGCTGGAAGCGATGCAGGAGCATCAGGTCACCGCGGGGGGACGTAAACACAAACTGCCGGTTCCGTTTTTTGTGCTCGCGACACAAAACCCGATCGAACAGGAAGGCACCTATCCGCTGCCTGAAGCACAGCTCGACCGGTTCATGTTTGAAATCAAGGTCGAGTATCCCACCGAAGAAGAAGAGTTTGCCATCGTCAGGCAGACAACCTCGGATGAATCTTACGCGATTAAAAAAATTCTCGAACTGGATGAGCTGCTTTCTTTTCAGTCGCTGGTCCGTCGCGTTCCCGTAGCCGATCATGTGATCCGGTATGCAATGCAGTTCGCCCGCATGACGCGTATCATTGCCACCGATGATGCCCGGGCGGCAGACATTCCCGATTTCATTCGCGAATATGTCAGCTGGGGTGCCGGCCCCCGCGCCAGTCAGAACCTGGTCCTGGGTGCCAAAGCCCGGGCGATTCTGCATGGTAGACTGTATGTGAGCACCGACGATGTGCGTGCGGTTGCACATCCGGTACTCCGGCATCGTATCATCACCAATTTCAATGCGGAAGCCGACGGGATGTCTCCCGATAAAATCGTCGATCGCCTGATTGAACTCATCCCCGTCGATTCCTCGCAGGAAAAACTGGATGGACGATTACCACAAGTATTTAGATCCGCAGACGCTCGCTAA
- a CDS encoding alpha/beta hydrolase family protein: protein MPASKPSTDDTFSLSRRNFLQTGCVTVTGLSLLENLVIQELAAAPASADQSRPALNRFPRMVQEYFVDRVREQEAKTIARLDALKTKADAEAYVESVQKRIREAFGPEPERTPLNAKVTKTTDRDTYTIENIIFESRPGFLVTANLYIPKGITKPVPGVVGTCGHSHNGKAETAYQSFSQGLARKGYVVLIYDPIGQGERIQYSGDDLKSTIGVGVREHLHGGNQQFLVGENLSMWRAWDGVRALDYLLTRKEVDPKQVGVTGNSGGGTMTTWLCGVEPRWTMAAPSCFVTTFRRNMENELPADTEQCPPKVLALELDHADFLAAQAPNPVRILSKERDYFDVRGAREAYLRLKRLYKLLGHEDNVSHFVGPTYHGYSQENREAMYEWFNKATGISDEDKEPKLTIEKDETLWCTPKGSVADLGSKPIHEFTAERSRELAKQRKTKSGAALQSAVAETLRLKHIEGTPDYRILRNRGGKGYPARYAITYAVETEPGIQAVVYRVSDERLYSRPPQNASKKATLYLSHVSADAELKEEPLLKTASQDKERVLYTCDVRGIGESLPDTTNPNSFFTPYGSDYFYAAHSVMLDDPYLGQKTFDALRVLDWLAANGHTDVHLIGRGWGALPATFAALFSPHVKQVTLKNALTSFSDVAETEHYHWPLSTLVPNVLTSFDLPECYADLKRNKGLTQIAPWGAKGADS from the coding sequence ATGCCGGCCTCAAAACCGTCGACGGACGACACGTTCTCTCTCTCACGACGAAATTTTCTGCAAACAGGATGTGTCACAGTCACCGGCTTGAGCCTGCTCGAAAATCTGGTCATCCAGGAACTGGCAGCAGCCCCCGCCTCAGCAGACCAGAGCCGCCCGGCCCTGAATCGCTTTCCCCGCATGGTCCAGGAATACTTTGTGGACCGCGTTCGGGAACAGGAAGCCAAAACCATCGCACGGCTGGACGCTTTGAAGACCAAAGCCGACGCGGAAGCCTACGTGGAATCGGTCCAGAAACGAATTCGCGAAGCATTCGGGCCCGAACCAGAGCGGACTCCGCTGAATGCGAAGGTCACGAAAACCACCGATCGCGATACCTACACAATTGAAAACATCATTTTCGAAAGTCGCCCCGGATTTCTGGTGACGGCGAATCTTTACATCCCCAAGGGTATCACCAAACCTGTGCCCGGCGTCGTCGGAACCTGTGGACACTCCCACAACGGCAAAGCGGAAACCGCCTACCAGTCCTTCTCCCAGGGGCTGGCCCGCAAAGGATATGTCGTTCTGATTTACGATCCCATCGGACAGGGCGAACGTATACAGTACAGCGGCGATGATCTGAAATCCACAATCGGCGTCGGCGTCCGTGAGCATCTGCACGGTGGTAATCAGCAGTTTCTCGTCGGTGAAAATCTCTCGATGTGGCGTGCCTGGGATGGCGTGCGTGCCCTGGATTATCTGCTGACACGCAAAGAGGTCGACCCCAAGCAGGTCGGTGTGACCGGAAACTCGGGTGGCGGAACGATGACCACCTGGTTGTGTGGTGTAGAACCACGGTGGACGATGGCGGCTCCCAGCTGCTTCGTGACCACTTTCCGCCGCAACATGGAGAATGAACTTCCTGCAGATACCGAACAGTGTCCGCCGAAAGTGCTGGCGCTGGAACTGGATCATGCGGACTTCCTGGCAGCCCAGGCACCCAACCCGGTGCGGATCCTCAGTAAAGAGCGGGATTATTTTGATGTCCGCGGGGCACGCGAAGCCTACCTGCGACTCAAACGGCTCTACAAACTGCTGGGCCATGAAGACAATGTCTCGCATTTCGTCGGTCCAACTTATCACGGCTACTCACAGGAAAACCGGGAAGCCATGTATGAATGGTTCAACAAAGCCACCGGCATTTCGGATGAAGACAAAGAGCCCAAGCTGACTATCGAAAAAGATGAGACACTCTGGTGCACCCCCAAAGGCTCTGTCGCCGATCTCGGCTCGAAACCCATTCATGAATTCACTGCCGAGCGCTCGCGGGAACTGGCAAAGCAGCGTAAAACCAAATCGGGTGCCGCCCTGCAGTCCGCTGTCGCGGAAACACTCAGACTGAAGCACATCGAGGGCACTCCCGATTACCGCATTCTGCGCAATCGCGGCGGCAAAGGTTATCCCGCGAGGTATGCGATCACTTACGCGGTCGAAACGGAACCGGGAATCCAGGCTGTCGTGTATCGGGTCTCCGACGAGCGCCTCTATTCGCGACCGCCTCAGAATGCCAGCAAAAAAGCGACGCTCTACCTCTCGCACGTCTCGGCCGATGCTGAACTCAAGGAAGAACCGCTGCTGAAGACCGCCAGTCAGGATAAAGAACGCGTGCTCTACACCTGCGATGTACGGGGAATCGGGGAATCGCTGCCCGATACCACCAACCCGAATTCCTTCTTCACGCCTTACGGTAGCGACTACTTCTACGCTGCTCACTCTGTGATGCTGGACGATCCCTATCTCGGCCAGAAAACGTTTGACGCCCTGCGTGTCCTCGACTGGCTCGCTGCCAACGGGCATACCGACGTACATCTGATTGGTCGGGGCTGGGGCGCTCTGCCGGCGACCTTCGCTGCCCTGTTTTCACCTCACGTCAAGCAGGTCACACTGAAAAATGCCCTGACATCCTTCAGTGATGTCGCCGAAACGGAGCATTATCACTGGCCCTTATCGACGCTGGTGCCGAATGTATTGACGAGCTTCGATCTGCCGGAATGCTATGCTGACCTCAAGCGCAATAAAGGTTTGACGCAGATCGCTCCCTGGGGAGCAAAAGGTGCTGACAGCTGA
- a CDS encoding DTW domain-containing protein — protein sequence MSAAQTPTIIVVHPKERKSKCSVQPLRKRDDFIFWKFPRKEPEKLTTYVRLGMEGPEISRDDADRGLLVLDGTWRLAEKMEGDYQELPVRSLPVWETAYPRVSKQFDDPGAGLATIEAIFIAYHLMGYDTTGLLDEYYWADDFLKLNHDRLVQNEPT from the coding sequence GTGTCCGCCGCCCAAACCCCTACGATCATTGTTGTCCATCCCAAAGAGCGTAAAAGTAAATGCTCGGTACAGCCGCTGCGCAAACGTGACGATTTCATTTTCTGGAAATTTCCCCGCAAGGAACCGGAAAAACTGACGACCTACGTCCGCCTCGGTATGGAAGGACCGGAAATCAGCAGAGACGATGCCGACCGAGGGCTACTGGTGCTGGATGGTACCTGGCGGCTGGCGGAAAAAATGGAAGGCGATTATCAGGAACTACCCGTTCGCAGTCTGCCTGTCTGGGAGACCGCGTATCCACGGGTTTCGAAACAGTTTGATGATCCAGGCGCAGGGCTCGCCACGATTGAAGCGATTTTTATCGCCTACCATCTGATGGGTTATGACACGACCGGTCTGCTTGATGAGTATTACTGGGCTGATGATTTTCTGAAACTCAATCACGATCGACTGGTTCAGAACGAACCCACCTGA
- a CDS encoding VWA domain-containing protein, which translates to MSQTLMQPLLAFGFASPWLLMGLLAAGVPVLIHLLHKRKFIETEWAAMKFLLAATKKYSRRVRFEQLLILLVRCLILLLLAVAFSRPYWSVKGAFFETAAPVHRILVIDTSFSMRWQNDGREKFASAKELAETLVSDSNTGDAFQLIQISSVSPQTLISRPSRQQAYVLDEISRLQPTEEYGDVTQALQSALEFLNQAQELAQKEVIVISDFQAKSWAPLEGEAGDARVLSLLEAISKKATLVLKDVGQADEPNLAIVDFSSPSVFATLNQPVRLGVTLHNFSPLNREAVNLQLYVDGQLVNQKQVSFPANTDTQAEFTHKFTRVGDHRLEVRIGEDQLPLDNRRWRVMPVKKEINVLLVNGRQSGEAMGRATDFLELALSPSLREQPWQGAIKPQVISEGELANTELELYDAVVISDVALFTDHERDLLKGYVKRGGGLIVSLGAQVDANNYNQTLFQSGSGLMNVKLLDRQGDAKQKSKIFEFDPLQYQHPVIEIFKGNPDAGLETTQIYEYVQTEVPANSNTRLVLNFDTGDPAVIESTLGRGKILLITTSLDRRWGSWAVWPSFPPMMNEFVLDVATGKWSRRESLVGQPLEILAREDQLALTPRMQAPNQAEYPLRSILDRNAESRMITFDQTQLSGIYELDWGVASAEKMLFAVNVSPLESDLAHIGPQVIPPHYFRRPDSFAPLAAELPAERTTQRGLAENLLLTVLALIVVEQLLLWRFSVGALTFLAVMCLACLSLFFQS; encoded by the coding sequence ATGTCCCAGACTTTGATGCAGCCCCTGTTGGCATTCGGATTCGCCAGTCCCTGGCTGCTGATGGGATTACTGGCAGCAGGGGTTCCGGTGCTGATCCATCTGCTGCACAAGCGGAAGTTCATCGAGACCGAATGGGCGGCGATGAAATTTCTGCTGGCGGCGACGAAAAAATATTCGCGGCGGGTCCGTTTCGAACAGCTGCTGATTCTGCTGGTTCGCTGTCTGATCCTGCTGCTGCTCGCGGTCGCCTTTTCGCGGCCTTACTGGTCGGTCAAAGGCGCGTTCTTCGAAACCGCGGCTCCCGTACATCGAATCCTGGTGATCGACACTTCTTTCAGCATGCGCTGGCAGAACGACGGCCGGGAAAAATTCGCCTCTGCCAAAGAGCTGGCTGAGACGCTGGTTTCTGATTCGAATACCGGCGATGCGTTTCAGTTGATTCAGATATCAAGCGTTTCCCCCCAGACCCTCATTTCCCGCCCCTCCCGGCAGCAGGCTTACGTACTCGATGAAATCAGTCGTCTGCAACCCACTGAAGAATACGGCGACGTCACTCAGGCACTGCAAAGTGCGCTGGAGTTTCTGAACCAGGCGCAGGAACTCGCTCAGAAAGAGGTGATCGTGATCAGCGATTTCCAGGCGAAAAGCTGGGCGCCCCTCGAAGGGGAAGCCGGTGATGCGAGGGTGCTCTCGCTGCTGGAAGCGATCTCGAAAAAAGCGACTTTGGTCCTCAAAGATGTGGGACAGGCGGATGAACCCAACCTGGCAATTGTCGATTTCAGCAGCCCGTCCGTCTTCGCCACTTTGAATCAACCGGTCCGCCTGGGCGTGACTCTGCACAATTTCAGTCCCCTGAATCGAGAGGCAGTGAATCTGCAGTTGTATGTCGACGGTCAGTTGGTGAACCAGAAGCAGGTTTCGTTCCCCGCGAATACCGACACGCAGGCCGAATTTACTCACAAGTTTACCCGGGTCGGCGATCATCGACTGGAAGTCCGCATCGGCGAAGATCAGCTTCCCCTGGATAACCGTCGCTGGAGAGTCATGCCGGTCAAGAAAGAGATCAATGTCCTGCTCGTTAACGGCAGACAGTCGGGCGAAGCCATGGGACGGGCGACCGACTTCCTCGAGCTGGCGCTGTCCCCCTCGTTGCGGGAACAACCCTGGCAGGGAGCCATCAAGCCCCAGGTGATCAGTGAAGGGGAGTTGGCCAACACCGAACTCGAACTCTACGACGCAGTCGTGATCAGCGATGTCGCACTGTTTACCGACCATGAGCGCGACCTGCTCAAAGGGTATGTCAAACGCGGTGGTGGTCTGATCGTCAGCCTGGGTGCGCAGGTCGATGCGAACAACTACAACCAGACCCTGTTTCAATCCGGCTCCGGCCTGATGAATGTCAAGCTGCTGGATCGCCAGGGTGATGCGAAACAGAAATCAAAGATCTTTGAATTCGACCCGCTGCAGTACCAGCATCCCGTGATTGAGATCTTCAAAGGGAATCCGGATGCCGGTCTGGAAACAACCCAGATTTATGAATACGTCCAGACCGAAGTACCGGCAAATTCGAATACGCGACTCGTGCTGAATTTTGACACAGGCGACCCCGCCGTAATTGAGAGCACGCTCGGTCGGGGCAAGATCCTGCTGATCACCACGTCACTCGACCGTCGCTGGGGCAGTTGGGCGGTCTGGCCCAGCTTCCCCCCGATGATGAATGAATTCGTACTGGATGTCGCGACGGGGAAGTGGAGTCGCCGTGAATCGCTGGTCGGGCAACCCCTGGAAATTCTGGCCCGGGAAGATCAGCTCGCATTGACGCCCCGCATGCAGGCGCCCAACCAGGCAGAGTATCCGTTAAGAAGTATCCTCGACCGGAATGCGGAATCTCGCATGATCACCTTCGATCAGACACAGCTCTCCGGGATTTACGAGCTGGACTGGGGAGTGGCTTCTGCTGAAAAAATGCTGTTCGCAGTGAATGTCTCCCCACTGGAAAGCGACCTGGCCCACATCGGCCCCCAGGTAATCCCCCCGCATTATTTTCGCAGGCCAGACAGCTTCGCCCCCCTGGCCGCGGAGTTGCCCGCGGAACGAACCACACAGAGAGGGCTCGCCGAAAACCTGTTACTGACCGTGCTGGCCCTGATCGTGGTCGAGCAGTTGCTCCTCTGGCGCTTCTCCGTGGGGGCGCTGACTTTTCTGGCAGTCATGTGTCTGGCCTGTCTGAGCCTGTTTTTTCAGAGTTGA
- a CDS encoding DUF58 domain-containing protein — protein MDDYHKYLDPQTLAKVQNLDLAARQIVEGYVSGSHKSPFHGFSAEFAQHREYAVGDDLRYVDWKVYAKSDRYYLKQFEAETNFTCYLLLDCSESMRYKSADAALSKWEYGRLVAAALAYVVIKQQDAAGLCTVSDKVNDFLRPASQPTHLKQIYYTLENTTVAGESGLGKVFHELAERINRRSLIIIISDLFDDIESVLLGLKHFRHRKHDVSLLQVIDPAEQDFPFQEPVLFHGLENLPEQMVEPRALKKAYQEEFEKFLKTVQRGCRDLKLDYSLIRTDQSLDVALSAFLSHRQSRVGS, from the coding sequence ATGGACGATTACCACAAGTATTTAGATCCGCAGACGCTCGCTAAAGTTCAGAATCTGGACCTGGCGGCGCGTCAGATTGTGGAAGGCTATGTTTCGGGGTCCCACAAGAGCCCCTTTCACGGCTTCTCCGCCGAGTTTGCGCAGCACCGGGAATACGCGGTGGGGGATGACCTGCGTTACGTCGACTGGAAAGTCTACGCCAAGTCGGACCGCTATTATCTGAAACAGTTTGAAGCCGAGACCAACTTCACCTGCTACCTGCTGCTCGACTGCAGCGAATCGATGCGCTACAAGTCCGCGGATGCGGCTCTGTCCAAGTGGGAGTATGGTCGGCTGGTCGCTGCAGCCCTGGCATACGTCGTGATCAAACAACAGGACGCTGCGGGATTGTGTACCGTCAGCGACAAGGTAAATGATTTCCTCCGACCCGCCAGTCAGCCGACACATCTGAAACAGATTTATTACACGCTCGAAAACACAACTGTCGCCGGTGAATCCGGCCTGGGCAAGGTCTTCCACGAACTGGCCGAACGCATCAACCGCCGCAGCCTGATTATCATCATCAGCGATCTGTTCGATGACATTGAATCAGTGCTGCTGGGCCTGAAACATTTCCGGCATCGCAAACACGATGTCAGTCTGCTGCAGGTGATCGATCCCGCGGAACAGGACTTCCCCTTCCAGGAACCGGTGCTGTTTCATGGCCTGGAAAATCTGCCCGAACAGATGGTCGAACCCCGGGCTTTGAAGAAAGCCTACCAGGAAGAGTTCGAAAAGTTTCTCAAAACCGTTCAGCGTGGCTGTCGCGATCTGAAACTCGATTACAGCCTGATCCGCACCGATCAGTCGCTGGATGTCGCCCTGTCCGCATTCCTGTCGCATCGTCAGTCCCGCGTCGGTTCTTAA